In the Sulfobacillus thermosulfidooxidans DSM 9293 genome, TGCAACAAACAATCTACCTTGTTAGGAACGTACCACGATAGTAAATTCGAATGAAGTTTTTGCATCAAAGGTTCTTCGGCTTCGTGGCGGCGGTTGCGGTGGCCAATGGGGTATTCGACGGTAATTTTTGGTGTCATGGATCCATCTTGAAAATAAATCTGAATGGCGTTGGCAATAGAGCGTTTGTCTGGATCCAGATAATCCTGGGAAAATTGCGGATTTTCTTTTACCGTCATCTTGGCACGTAAGCGATCAATCTCGGGATTCATGGCGGCTTCATCTAAATAATCTTCCGCGGTTAAAGATCCTTTTAATAAACCCACGGCGGTCATATATTGCAGACAATGATCCCGGTCGGCGGGATTCTGTAACGGGCCCGTTTTGTTGATGATGCGCATGGCAGATTCTTGTGTTTCAATAACGATTTCGGCAATGTCATCGAGACGTTGGGAAACTAGTGGATGAAGTTGAATAGCCGCTTCTACGGCCGTTTGCCCGTGAAATTCCGCAGGATATGAAATTTTAAACAAGACATGTTCAATGACATACGAACTCAAAGGTTGAACCAAGCGAATAGGATTGCCACCCATGACGACATCGTTAAAACCCCATTCAGGTGCCGAAAGGGCTGTCGGATAACCCATCTCACCGGTTAAAGCCAAAAAACTGAGGCGTACAGCACGACTGGTTGCATCCGCCGCAGCCCAAGATTTACGTGATCCGGTATTGGGAAAATGGCGATAGGTTCTTAAACTGCCGTTATCAATCCATGCGTTGGACAAGGCATTAATGATTTGTTGACGGTTAGCTTCGAGTAGATAGGCGCTTAGAGCAGTGGAAGCAATTTTTACAAAGAGAACATGATCTAATCCGACACGGTTTAAACTGTTGCCCAAGGCGAGGACTCCTTGGATTTCATGCGCTTTAATAATGGCCGTGAGGACCTCATGCATGGACACAGGAGCGCGACCTTCTTGCATGTTCTGCTGGCTTTTCCAAATTGCTGTGGCCAAAATCGCACCAATGTTGTCAGAAGGGTGGCCCCATTCTTGGGCGAGCCAAGTGTCGTTATAATCCAGCCATCGGTTCATACAACTAATACTAAAGGCGGCTTGAATGGGATCGAGTTCAAGATATGTGCCGGGAATGGGGCACCCTCCTGAAGATGAGGTTCCTGGAACCCATGGTCCGATGAGTTTCCGGCATTCTGGATAATTGAGAGCCAATATTCCGGACCCCATCGCATCAAATAAGACCCATTTAGCCATATGATAAGCTTCTTGACTCGTTATAGGAGTTGTCAAGACATAATCGGCAATTTCTGTTAACACGCTATCCGGCACCATTGCGGCTTCGCCTGTATGATGTGACAATCACAACAGTCCTTTCTCATCTTAAATCCCGTGACAATCTTATCCGTACATAGCCTGGGCTGACACGTGTCGTTAGGGGTGTAAATTCCGTGGCCCTGTATAGAGAACTCGGGGACGGAATAACCGGTTATGCTCATATTGTTCACGAACGTGAGCCACAAGTCCCGCCGTGCGAGCCGCAAAAAAGATCGGCGTGTACAGTTCAATGGGCACGTCGAGCAAATAATAGACAGGAGCGGCATAGTAATCTAAATTCGGGAATAAACCTTTTTCCCGTTGCATCACTTCTTCGCCTTTGACACACATTTCGTACAGGTCGTGGTGCCCTTTGATGGCAACAAGCTCTTTTAAGGATTCCTTCATCAAAAGAGCACGGGGATCGGGCTTTCGCATATAAACGCGGTGGCCAAACCCCATTATCCGTTCTTTTTTGGCTAATTTCTCCATGAGATACGGTTCGACCTGATCCGGGCTTTGCATTTCTAAGAGCATTTTCATTACGGCCTCATTAGCGCCACCATGTAATGTGCCTTTGAGAGAGGCAATGGCTCCCACTAAAGCTCCATACATGTCGGATAATGTTGAAGCGATGACGATCGCCGTAAAAGTGGAATTAGGCATCTCATGTTCACTGTATACCGTCAGTAACTGATCAAACGCTCGCGTTTCGGTATCGTCGGGTATTCGGCCTGTGATCATTTGAAGGAAATTGCGGGAATAACCGAGTGTGGGGTCAGGATAAATCACCGGCTCATGATTTTGGATATGGTAGCTGTTGGCGACGATCGTTGGCATAGTGGCCAAAAGGGTCAAAGCTTGCCGCCACGTATTGTCAGGATCGCGGTCAGTTAAGGCAGGATCAAATGTCGCTAATGCGGATAGCCCGGTACGTACAGCATCCATCAAATGCGTGTGAGGGCCGAGTGAGCCCATAATTTGGAATATTTCTTCGGGGACCTTTTGCTCAGCAGTCAATTGCTCCGTGAAGGCGTTATATTCTGTTTCTGTTGGCAGATGTCCAGCAACAAGCAAATAGGCGACGCGTAAATAGTCCACTTTGGTTGCGAGTTCGATGAGATCATATCCGCGAATTACGATTTGTTCTTGTTCAACATCGAGATAAGATAAGGTCGTTTCGGTGGCAATGACCCCTTCTAGTCCGGGACGATAATTTTGGTCTGACAATATTTTCACGTCCTTTCATATCATCAATCGTCGTATTGAATAAAATACCACAGCCGTTCTATTCGGATCACTTGCGTGATGAATTCACACAATTGCGAGATTTAGTGATGATTCGAGCGAGAAAAAATCACATCAACTTTCCCATCAGATGTTAACGTGATGGGAATTGAGAGGATCGCGTGGTGAATTCGGCTACTGGGCACGACGTTATTGTTTAAGGAAACATGGTGAATTGTTCCACTAATCGGTCCGATGCGTAAAATAACTGGCTGATTCATGATATCACGATAGAACTCTCGCCGAATCCACTGCCATGATACCGATAACGAATCCTCCGTCGTGTGTACGGAAAACTGGATTAAGGAAAAACTTCCGTCTTGGTAAGCCGTAGTCCGTCCATCATCGACGTACAGATCAAAGCGGCCATGACCCGGAAGAACCCATAGTGAAGCCGGCCAAGGACTGGTATCCCTCCAATATTGGGTCGAAAGGATTCGGGGAGCCAAAGGAATTATGGCACCCTGTCGAATAAACAGAGGCAATTGCTCTAAAGAGGCCTCAACCTCTATTTCTTTAGGACCCTCGAGCCATTGACGGTTCCATATATCGTACCAGAGGCCAGGAGGCAAGACAACGTGGCGCCGGGTTGCTCCTTCACGGAGAATTGGCGCAACCAGAAAATCCTCTCCGACAAAAAATTGGTCATCAATATTCCGCGCCTTGTCTGAAGGGTCATACCAACACAAAGGTCGCATCATGGGCGCACCATCGATGTGGGCTTGATACATCAAGGTATACCAATAGGGCAGTAAACGGTAACGATATTGGATATAACGACGTGCTATGCGCAGCACATCTTCACCAAACGCCCACGGTTCGTGACGCACTGTATTAATAGCGGTATGGGCCCGGGCAAAAGGAAAAAAGACGCCCATTTGAATCCACCGAGCAAACAGTTCTGGGGAAGCATTATCGAGAAACCCTCCAATATCCGGTCCTACCATAGGAACGCCGGACAATCCTAAGTTGAGACACATGGGAATCGATAAAGCTAAATGCTCCCACGAACTGGTATTGTCCCCTGTCCATACGGCTGCGTAACGTTGGATACCGCTAAAACCGGAACGGCTCAGGATAAAAGGCCTGAGGGATGACGCATGACGAAGTCCCTCAAAGGTCGCCTGGGCTTCTAATAACGCATAAAGATTGTGTACCAGATAGTGGGGTAATTCCTTGCCGGATGAAGTACGGTGAACAATGCCCACTTCTTCATCCGGATGACATGCCCGTTCATTTTCCGTGTATCCCCACCATGCCGGTTCGTTCATGTCATTCCATATCCCTTTAATACCCAGTGCGACCCACCGTGCGTTCCACTGACCCCACCACTGGCGAGTTTGTGACTTCGCGAAATCGGGAAAGGCACATAGACCAGGCCAAACCCTGCTTAGGAATTCTTGACCGTTGAGATAGGAAATAAAATGATCATGGGCATGTCCTTCTTGATAGACGGCATAATTTTCATCGTATTTGACGCCGGGGTCGACAATGGTCACCAGACTAATCCCGAGCTTATCCAGTGTGGAAATCATGTCCTTAGGATCGGAAAACCTCACAGGATCAAAGGTAAAGATACGGTAACCATCCATATAGTCAATATCCAGATAGATGACATCCAGTGGTAAATGCCAATGCCGAAACTGTTTGGCAATCTCCACGACTTCATTTTGTGTCATATAGCTATACCGGCTTTGTTGGAAACCTAAGGCAAAGGTGGGCATAAGGGGCATACGCCCGGTCAAAGCACTGTAACGAGCCACGACCTGAGAAATCTGGGGACCGGGTATTAAATACAAACTTAAGGGACCATCGTCGACGCCGAACCATAAATTTTCCGTATCTGTAGCGTCAACGTAGCTTCTTGCACTATTGGCGAGAAATATTCCACGAAATTCTGAGGATTGCCCCAACAGGGCAAAAGGGATCGCTTGATACAACGGATCGGTCTCATCTTCATGCGGCGCGACATCGGTTGTCCATTGGGTCCAAAAGCGGCCTTTTTTGTTGAGCGGACCCACTTTTTCTCCCAAGCCGAATAAACTTTCTGAAGCAGGCGATGAAAGTCTGCACCGCAAGCTATGATGTTGTCGAAGAAATGAATCAAGTTCAAAGTTGCCAGACGGGGTGTGAATCTGGAACGAGCCCTGGTGATTCACGGTAATGCGGATCTCTTCGCGGGT is a window encoding:
- the mmgD gene encoding citrate synthase; translation: MSDQNYRPGLEGVIATETTLSYLDVEQEQIVIRGYDLIELATKVDYLRVAYLLVAGHLPTETEYNAFTEQLTAEQKVPEEIFQIMGSLGPHTHLMDAVRTGLSALATFDPALTDRDPDNTWRQALTLLATMPTIVANSYHIQNHEPVIYPDPTLGYSRNFLQMITGRIPDDTETRAFDQLLTVYSEHEMPNSTFTAIVIASTLSDMYGALVGAIASLKGTLHGGANEAVMKMLLEMQSPDQVEPYLMEKLAKKERIMGFGHRVYMRKPDPRALLMKESLKELVAIKGHHDLYEMCVKGEEVMQREKGLFPNLDYYAAPVYYLLDVPIELYTPIFFAARTAGLVAHVREQYEHNRLFRPRVLYTGPRNLHP
- a CDS encoding TIM-barrel domain-containing protein, whose amino-acid sequence is MKALTTLHPSQEQASFVGFVSGYLSPDSLCAIFESENSQELFRIAITDSGIIRVYWVNGDDVYAILQQEAGYPRTSWVPLQLSVTAFGWEITREEIRITVNHQGSFQIHTPSGNFELDSFLRQHHSLRCRLSSPASESLFGLGEKVGPLNKKGRFWTQWTTDVAPHEDETDPLYQAIPFALLGQSSEFRGIFLANSARSYVDATDTENLWFGVDDGPLSLYLIPGPQISQVVARYSALTGRMPLMPTFALGFQQSRYSYMTQNEVVEIAKQFRHWHLPLDVIYLDIDYMDGYRIFTFDPVRFSDPKDMISTLDKLGISLVTIVDPGVKYDENYAVYQEGHAHDHFISYLNGQEFLSRVWPGLCAFPDFAKSQTRQWWGQWNARWVALGIKGIWNDMNEPAWWGYTENERACHPDEEVGIVHRTSSGKELPHYLVHNLYALLEAQATFEGLRHASSLRPFILSRSGFSGIQRYAAVWTGDNTSSWEHLALSIPMCLNLGLSGVPMVGPDIGGFLDNASPELFARWIQMGVFFPFARAHTAINTVRHEPWAFGEDVLRIARRYIQYRYRLLPYWYTLMYQAHIDGAPMMRPLCWYDPSDKARNIDDQFFVGEDFLVAPILREGATRRHVVLPPGLWYDIWNRQWLEGPKEIEVEASLEQLPLFIRQGAIIPLAPRILSTQYWRDTSPWPASLWVLPGHGRFDLYVDDGRTTAYQDGSFSLIQFSVHTTEDSLSVSWQWIRREFYRDIMNQPVILRIGPISGTIHHVSLNNNVVPSSRIHHAILSIPITLTSDGKVDVIFSRSNHH
- a CDS encoding bifunctional 2-methylcitrate dehydratase/aconitate hydratase: MSHHTGEAAMVPDSVLTEIADYVLTTPITSQEAYHMAKWVLFDAMGSGILALNYPECRKLIGPWVPGTSSSGGCPIPGTYLELDPIQAAFSISCMNRWLDYNDTWLAQEWGHPSDNIGAILATAIWKSQQNMQEGRAPVSMHEVLTAIIKAHEIQGVLALGNSLNRVGLDHVLFVKIASTALSAYLLEANRQQIINALSNAWIDNGSLRTYRHFPNTGSRKSWAAADATSRAVRLSFLALTGEMGYPTALSAPEWGFNDVVMGGNPIRLVQPLSSYVIEHVLFKISYPAEFHGQTAVEAAIQLHPLVSQRLDDIAEIVIETQESAMRIINKTGPLQNPADRDHCLQYMTAVGLLKGSLTAEDYLDEAAMNPEIDRLRAKMTVKENPQFSQDYLDPDKRSIANAIQIYFQDGSMTPKITVEYPIGHRNRRHEAEEPLMQKLHSNLLSWYVPNKVDCLLQLFHEPDFDNVSVLDFIKPWKL